A region of Moorena producens PAL-8-15-08-1 DNA encodes the following proteins:
- a CDS encoding roadblock/LC7 domain-containing protein codes for MTINTAKLETIIQNFVTSTSEVQGAALVSPDGLPIASSLPSEMDEERVSAMSAAMLSLGERIGSELSRGILDRIFVEGNKGYGILTNCGEYAVLLVLATKAAKQGVLMLEIKRVIPELKVALEPHQTIPGIYETKL; via the coding sequence ATGACCATTAATACCGCCAAGCTGGAGACCATTATCCAAAATTTTGTTACCAGCACCAGTGAGGTTCAAGGAGCTGCTTTAGTTTCTCCTGATGGACTGCCTATAGCATCCAGTTTACCGAGCGAGATGGATGAAGAACGAGTATCAGCCATGTCAGCTGCTATGTTATCCCTAGGTGAACGGATTGGCTCGGAATTGTCCAGAGGTATTCTAGACCGCATTTTCGTAGAAGGTAATAAAGGTTATGGTATACTAACCAACTGTGGGGAGTATGCTGTTCTATTAGTCTTAGCCACCAAGGCAGCTAAACAGGGGGTGCTGATGCTGGAAATCAAGCGGGTGATTCCAGAGTTGAAGGTAGCTTTAGAGCCTCACCAGACCATTCCAGGAATTTATGAAACAAAACTCTAG